The Clostridium bornimense genome includes a region encoding these proteins:
- a CDS encoding glycosyltransferase family 2 protein produces the protein MKFTVVMPTYNNRELLRNTLEALNYQEGYDENDYEVVVVDDGSSVDTYSYIKGINKNYKLKYYYLERNQDSCRARTRNHGWKNADGDIIAYIDSDIIVGRNYLKELDRCFSVASDILVLGNRFMLNESIEFDDIATGKIYEKYKFEKENFPMLESRYFMYESSSYNANASLCPWLLCYSCNLAVTKETLEEIGGFDENFKEWGIEDIEFGYSAYKKKIQIVINNKLEVYHQYHGMRNDLIISAAKIPGYEKNIDYFISKHPKALNMNKKSAYRFLEGDSKAYKLLEKLEVSNNVVEFRDKKDLQLVKDAILILSNMPMAKVIVHDYVEETNLDIWIQLLGYTDGTILYYPMSRRLNKKDMEIFLEEEKAREREYDKRLMEELV, from the coding sequence ATGAAATTTACAGTAGTGATGCCAACCTATAACAACAGAGAATTGTTAAGAAATACCTTAGAAGCATTAAATTATCAAGAAGGTTATGATGAGAATGATTATGAGGTTGTTGTAGTAGATGATGGGTCTAGTGTAGATACATATAGTTATATAAAAGGAATAAATAAAAACTATAAGTTAAAGTATTATTATCTTGAGAGAAATCAGGACTCTTGTAGAGCAAGAACTAGAAATCATGGATGGAAAAATGCTGATGGCGATATAATTGCCTATATAGATTCTGACATAATTGTTGGAAGAAATTATTTAAAAGAGTTGGATAGGTGTTTCAGTGTAGCATCGGATATATTAGTACTAGGAAATAGATTTATGCTTAATGAAAGTATTGAATTTGATGATATTGCTACAGGAAAAATTTATGAAAAATATAAATTTGAAAAAGAAAATTTTCCAATGCTTGAAAGCAGATATTTTATGTATGAGTCATCTTCTTATAATGCAAATGCGTCATTATGTCCTTGGTTACTTTGCTATTCTTGCAATCTTGCAGTTACAAAAGAAACATTAGAGGAAATTGGAGGATTTGATGAAAATTTTAAAGAGTGGGGCATAGAAGATATTGAATTTGGATATTCTGCATACAAGAAAAAAATTCAAATAGTAATCAACAATAAATTAGAAGTATATCATCAATATCATGGAATGAGAAATGATCTTATAATTTCAGCAGCAAAGATACCAGGTTATGAGAAAAATATAGATTATTTTATAAGTAAACATCCTAAGGCTTTAAATATGAATAAGAAAAGTGCTTATAGATTTTTAGAAGGTGACAGTAAAGCTTATAAGCTATTAGAAAAGCTTGAAGTTTCTAATAATGTCGTAGAATTTAGAGATAAAAAAGATCTTCAACTGGTGAAAGATGCTATTCTTATTTTATCAAATATGCCAATGGCAAAAGTTATTGTACATGATTATGTAGAAGAAACTAATTTAGATATATGGATTCAACTTTTAGGTTATACTGATGGAACAATTTTATATTACCCAATGTCTAGAAGATTGAATAAAAAAGATATGGAAATATTTTTAGAAGAAGAGAAAGCAAGAGAACGTGAATATGATAAAAGACTTATGGAGGAATTAGTATGA
- a CDS encoding ABC transporter ATP-binding protein: MAKNKYDVDEVLTKEFHKGHLKQLLKYILPYKKSLFISLFLMLLCSFMGLICPYLSKLAIDTAIPNKDIKFLFILSAIFLFAMIILRFCIKHRVLYMENFGQTILTDLRKDLFTHLQSLSPNYYDSRPDGKILIRVVNYINSLSNLLTNGLIDLICDIVTLLISVGFMFYLDIRLTIIALISVPLVITILTIIKKFQRPLTQTLNIKDSNFVAFITEQINGLKVIKAFVTQNRNINIFNKLSTDVVDISLKSSKLNFLVWPSVENISVFVVSLIYIIDVIYFDCSIKLGVLSAFITYFWCFWSPIMNIGNFYNSLVIAMSQIERIFEVFDEKPLIYDTDDSKDIDINEGSVEFRNVNFSYDEDTSLIKDMNFFVNPNETIALVGPTGAGKTTIANLISRFYDVHLGEVLLDGVNIKEFKIESLRKQLGVMLQDTTIFSGTVMDNIRYGKLEASDEDIIKICKLMNIHDFILSLKDGYNTVINEGASELSLGQKQLISLARTLIADPKILILDEATSNIDTKTETLLQKGLQPLLKNRTTFIIAHRLSTIKEASKIMYISNGSILEFGTHEELMNKHGAYYNLYTSQNMNLQYS; encoded by the coding sequence ATGGCTAAAAATAAATACGATGTCGATGAAGTACTAACAAAAGAATTTCATAAAGGCCATCTAAAGCAATTATTAAAATATATACTTCCTTATAAAAAATCTCTTTTTATATCACTTTTTCTTATGCTACTTTGTAGCTTTATGGGACTAATTTGTCCTTATCTATCTAAGTTAGCAATAGATACAGCTATTCCAAATAAGGACATAAAATTCTTATTTATATTATCTGCAATTTTCTTATTTGCAATGATTATATTACGTTTTTGCATAAAGCATAGAGTGTTGTATATGGAGAATTTTGGACAAACTATATTAACTGATTTAAGGAAAGACTTATTTACTCATTTACAATCACTATCTCCAAATTACTATGATTCAAGACCTGATGGTAAAATTCTTATAAGAGTCGTTAACTATATAAACTCTTTAAGTAACCTACTAACTAATGGCTTAATAGATTTAATATGTGATATCGTTACTCTATTAATCTCTGTTGGATTTATGTTCTATCTAGATATAAGGTTAACAATTATAGCATTAATTAGTGTTCCACTTGTAATTACAATACTAACAATTATTAAAAAGTTTCAAAGACCTCTTACACAAACCCTTAATATTAAAGACTCTAATTTCGTTGCATTTATAACAGAACAAATAAATGGTTTGAAGGTAATAAAAGCTTTTGTCACTCAAAATAGAAATATAAATATCTTTAATAAATTATCTACTGACGTTGTTGATATATCATTAAAATCATCTAAATTAAACTTCTTAGTATGGCCATCAGTAGAAAATATTTCTGTATTTGTGGTATCTCTTATATATATTATTGATGTTATATATTTCGATTGCTCTATAAAACTTGGAGTTCTCTCCGCTTTTATAACTTATTTTTGGTGCTTTTGGTCACCAATTATGAATATAGGAAACTTCTATAACTCTTTAGTAATCGCTATGTCACAAATAGAAAGAATTTTTGAAGTTTTTGATGAAAAGCCATTAATATATGATACAGATGACTCTAAAGATATTGATATTAATGAAGGTAGTGTGGAATTCAGAAATGTTAATTTTTCTTACGATGAAGACACTTCTCTCATTAAAGATATGAACTTTTTCGTCAATCCTAATGAAACTATAGCTCTTGTAGGACCTACTGGTGCTGGAAAAACAACAATTGCAAACTTAATAAGTAGATTTTATGATGTACACTTAGGTGAAGTTTTACTTGATGGTGTTAATATTAAAGAATTTAAAATAGAATCGTTAAGAAAACAACTTGGTGTTATGCTTCAAGATACTACTATCTTTTCTGGTACCGTAATGGACAATATAAGATACGGAAAACTAGAAGCTAGCGATGAAGATATAATAAAAATCTGTAAACTTATGAATATTCATGATTTTATTCTAAGCCTTAAAGATGGATATAATACTGTAATCAATGAAGGAGCATCCGAACTTTCTCTAGGTCAAAAACAATTAATTTCTCTAGCGAGAACACTAATTGCAGATCCTAAAATACTAATATTAGATGAAGCAACTTCAAATATAGATACTAAAACTGAAACTCTACTTCAAAAAGGACTACAACCACTTTTAAAAAATCGTACAACTTTCATAATTGCTCACAGATTATCAACTATAAAAGAAGCATCTAAAATAATGTACATATCAAATGGTAGTATTTTAGAATTTGGTACTCATGAAGAGTTAATGAATAAACATGGTGCATATTATAATCTATATACTTCACAAAATATGAATTTACAGTATTCATAA
- a CDS encoding acyl carrier protein, producing the protein MDKKIIEILADIKEDEKLKDTLTGESSIIDDVGLDSLEMINFLLMIEEEFKKEINFERLEYSNLSSINTFVTFLEAL; encoded by the coding sequence ATGGATAAAAAGATAATTGAAATATTAGCAGATATTAAGGAAGATGAAAAATTAAAAGATACATTAACAGGGGAATCAAGCATTATTGATGATGTTGGATTAGATTCATTAGAAATGATAAATTTTCTTTTAATGATTGAAGAAGAATTTAAAAAAGAAATTAATTTTGAAAGATTGGAATATTCAAATCTTTCAAGTATAAATACATTCGTTACATTCTTAGAAGCATTATAA
- a CDS encoding radical SAM/SPASM domain-containing protein, which yields MQPKTKIKFDEESFNRLKRTIRNMSVTDKERHMNTKYATEVPDEVGIQLTYKCNLRCKHCFEWSEDGFCTKLDKEEQLSEIDIDVLQRIFDETKERKSNMYIWGGEPFCYSNWDKFVDILSKDKRWTVLCTNGTMIDKKLDSILKISDTLALLISLDGFQVENDNVRGKGTFNKVIENIKMLVDLKKKGIYKGEISVNCVITDEMVDKLYDFMEYFEEIGVNTVYFCFPWYIPEETADKMDIYFKENFAWLNTLDEKGTASWHSYTYSLNSDLIDTLEKELEKINNRVWKIRIRIQPAVEPDEIRPFAMGEELPAQNRTTCLAMSNRMNIEANGNVVMCKMFPEFKVGNINEGTVKEIWHNDTITKCREKIGCGLMPICSKCILLYLHGK from the coding sequence ATGCAACCAAAAACTAAAATTAAGTTTGATGAAGAGAGTTTTAATAGGTTAAAAAGAACTATAAGAAATATGTCTGTTACAGATAAAGAAAGACATATGAATACTAAGTATGCTACAGAAGTGCCAGATGAAGTTGGAATACAATTAACATATAAGTGTAATTTAAGATGTAAACATTGTTTTGAGTGGAGTGAAGATGGATTCTGTACAAAACTAGATAAAGAAGAGCAGTTAAGTGAAATAGATATAGATGTATTACAAAGAATTTTCGATGAAACAAAAGAAAGAAAATCAAACATGTATATCTGGGGTGGAGAGCCTTTTTGCTATAGTAATTGGGACAAGTTCGTAGATATTTTATCAAAAGATAAAAGATGGACAGTATTATGTACTAATGGGACAATGATTGATAAAAAGTTAGATTCTATATTAAAGATTTCTGATACTTTAGCTTTATTAATAAGCCTTGATGGTTTCCAAGTGGAAAATGATAATGTGAGAGGAAAAGGTACATTTAATAAGGTTATAGAAAACATAAAGATGTTAGTGGATCTTAAGAAGAAAGGGATATATAAAGGAGAAATATCTGTAAATTGTGTTATTACTGATGAAATGGTAGATAAACTATATGACTTTATGGAGTATTTCGAAGAAATTGGTGTAAACACAGTTTATTTCTGTTTTCCATGGTATATACCAGAGGAAACAGCAGATAAAATGGATATATATTTTAAAGAGAACTTTGCTTGGCTCAATACATTAGATGAGAAAGGTACGGCTAGTTGGCATTCCTATACATATAGTTTAAATAGTGATCTTATAGATACTTTGGAGAAAGAGTTAGAGAAAATTAATAATAGGGTTTGGAAAATAAGAATAAGGATACAACCGGCAGTTGAGCCCGATGAGATAAGACCATTTGCAATGGGAGAAGAACTTCCGGCTCAAAATAGGACAACATGTCTTGCTATGTCTAATAGAATGAATATAGAAGCTAACGGAAATGTAGTAATGTGCAAGATGTTTCCAGAATTTAAGGTTGGTAACATAAATGAAGGTACAGTAAAAGAAATATGGCATAATGATACGATAACAAAATGTAGAGAAAAAATAGGCTGTGGACTTATGCCTATATGTTCAAAATGCATATTATTATATCTACATGGTAAGTAA
- a CDS encoding radical SAM protein, whose protein sequence is MIFKKKPKVDLKSINLLVTPFCNLKCKMCEYTTGTQNADAITTEEIKDLIFQARELGLERLELSGGEPMVKKDIYDIIKYSKSIGVKQIVMMTNGVLIGEDEAKKLVEAGLDDVVFSLEGNKELNDEIRGKGSFEKTVNAIKILQNYDSINCIKVNITLNKLNYSSTLDFIKYLVEDLNIKSISINPYNAFMFGPENKYVESLKITDEDMGKVQEALEKIITYVKSKDIDFSHENYLRKFIDFFKGEKLLPLYGCDAPLKSCAIDITGGVHACWGDKELSGNIRETSLKKIVSNKHYLEFCQDALDKKCEGCLNTCYDRIYN, encoded by the coding sequence ATGATATTTAAGAAAAAACCTAAAGTAGATTTAAAATCTATTAACTTATTAGTTACACCATTCTGCAATCTTAAGTGTAAAATGTGCGAATATACTACGGGAACTCAAAATGCAGATGCTATCACTACAGAAGAAATAAAGGATCTCATTTTCCAAGCGAGAGAACTTGGATTAGAAAGGCTAGAGTTATCTGGCGGGGAACCGATGGTTAAAAAAGATATTTATGACATAATTAAATATTCGAAGTCTATTGGTGTAAAACAGATTGTAATGATGACAAACGGAGTACTAATAGGCGAAGATGAAGCTAAAAAATTAGTAGAAGCTGGTCTTGATGATGTCGTATTTTCATTAGAAGGTAATAAAGAGTTGAATGATGAAATTAGAGGAAAAGGAAGTTTTGAGAAAACAGTAAATGCAATAAAGATTCTTCAAAACTATGATTCTATTAACTGTATAAAAGTTAATATAACATTAAATAAGCTAAATTATAGCAGTACATTAGATTTTATAAAGTATTTAGTAGAAGATCTTAATATAAAATCTATATCTATTAATCCATACAATGCTTTTATGTTTGGACCAGAAAATAAGTATGTAGAAAGTCTTAAGATAACAGATGAAGATATGGGTAAAGTACAAGAAGCATTAGAAAAAATCATTACCTATGTAAAGAGTAAAGATATAGATTTTAGTCATGAAAATTACCTACGTAAATTTATAGATTTCTTTAAAGGAGAAAAATTATTACCGTTATATGGGTGTGATGCACCACTAAAGAGTTGTGCTATAGATATAACAGGTGGAGTACATGCTTGTTGGGGGGATAAAGAATTATCAGGAAATATAAGAGAAACCTCTCTTAAAAAAATAGTGTCTAATAAACATTATTTAGAATTTTGTCAAGATGCTTTAGATAAAAAATGCGAAGGATGTCTTAATACTTGTTACGATAGAATTTACAATTAA
- a CDS encoding Gfo/Idh/MocA family protein — MINLGIVGCSNLVYLSMIWPSRKISDLCIYGIASRKYEKAKEYGKKFKIPNVYENYDDMFLDENIDAVYICLPNHLHREFIIKAAEHKKDIIVEKPVCTKTSEINEIIEVCKNNNVKLMEAVMIRNHPWEKYISDFIREEKLGKILEIETNITFIPSYDLNKNYRAHLEYGGGCFFDVSIYWLQFLDEILGIEKIVSYDGESEFNGPNGIDSTFIANVKFQNGTKSKLLASFEKEYQANHILIFENGKIIVPNFFACNVGKRKFSIEIFSKDGEEKIELPPENFYENQLINFVRVLKGEIETTSYETMKGIVTTSENIYMKAYDKVNKGEKI; from the coding sequence ATGATTAATTTAGGAATAGTTGGATGTTCTAACCTAGTATATCTTTCAATGATTTGGCCATCAAGAAAAATTAGTGATTTATGTATTTATGGAATAGCCTCTAGAAAATATGAGAAAGCAAAAGAATATGGAAAAAAGTTTAAAATACCAAATGTTTATGAAAATTATGATGACATGTTTTTAGATGAAAATATTGATGCTGTTTATATATGTTTGCCTAATCATTTGCACAGAGAATTTATTATAAAGGCAGCAGAGCATAAAAAAGATATAATAGTAGAGAAACCAGTTTGTACAAAAACATCGGAAATTAATGAAATTATAGAGGTTTGTAAAAATAATAATGTTAAACTTATGGAAGCGGTGATGATACGTAATCATCCTTGGGAAAAATATATTAGTGATTTTATAAGAGAAGAAAAATTAGGAAAGATTTTAGAGATTGAAACTAATATAACATTTATACCTAGTTATGATTTAAATAAAAATTATAGAGCTCACTTAGAGTACGGTGGTGGATGTTTTTTTGATGTTTCAATATATTGGTTACAATTTTTGGATGAGATATTGGGTATAGAAAAAATTGTTTCTTATGATGGTGAATCAGAGTTTAATGGACCAAATGGAATAGATTCTACATTTATAGCAAATGTAAAATTTCAAAACGGTACTAAGTCAAAACTTTTAGCTTCTTTTGAAAAAGAATATCAAGCTAATCATATATTAATTTTTGAAAATGGAAAAATAATAGTTCCAAACTTTTTTGCTTGTAACGTTGGAAAAAGAAAATTTAGCATAGAAATTTTTTCAAAGGATGGAGAAGAGAAAATTGAACTTCCACCAGAGAATTTTTATGAAAATCAATTAATTAATTTTGTTAGAGTATTAAAAGGCGAGATAGAAACTACATCTTATGAAACTATGAAAGGTATAGTTACTACAAGTGAGAACATTTATATGAAGGCATATGATAAGGTGAATAAAGGGGAAAAAATATGA
- a CDS encoding 3-oxoacyl-[acyl-carrier-protein] synthase III C-terminal domain-containing protein: protein MINISYLDYYLPESYEKAKNLLSEINNEEINSKSLLDFGGLENVAVEYQLSNFEMLDLLMKRYIDSGNEVADIDYIICNGADRVFWEAESIPHEIASKYNINKAAIIPVNQQCSTVSSSMELADALICSNRGKKILMLTFSRAYDVKKRVENVTLLGDGAAIMVLEKKGDVKVIDVCSRSFKRTTNILDMSKLTELQKTNASFYMKTTIEELLRKNNVKLEEIKYIIPQNLNKMLSKLDAKNLGINYENFFVRNISRCGHIGDVDTIINLKDFYDAKLIGLGEKYLLITSGAIGSNLTYVAVLFENN from the coding sequence ATGATAAATATTAGTTATTTAGATTACTATTTACCAGAATCTTATGAAAAGGCAAAGAATTTATTATCGGAAATTAATAATGAAGAAATAAATAGTAAGTCTCTTTTAGATTTTGGAGGATTAGAAAATGTTGCTGTAGAGTATCAGTTATCAAATTTTGAGATGCTAGATTTATTAATGAAAAGATATATAGATAGTGGTAATGAGGTAGCAGATATTGATTATATTATTTGTAATGGAGCTGATAGAGTTTTCTGGGAAGCAGAATCTATACCTCATGAAATAGCAAGTAAATATAATATCAATAAAGCAGCAATTATTCCGGTAAATCAGCAGTGTTCTACTGTTTCATCATCTATGGAGCTAGCTGATGCCCTTATATGTAGTAACAGGGGTAAGAAAATACTGATGTTAACTTTTAGTAGAGCTTATGATGTTAAAAAAAGAGTTGAAAATGTAACATTATTAGGTGATGGAGCAGCAATAATGGTTTTGGAAAAAAAAGGTGATGTTAAAGTTATTGATGTTTGTTCTAGAAGTTTTAAAAGGACGACAAATATATTAGATATGTCAAAGCTTACAGAGCTACAAAAAACAAATGCGTCTTTTTATATGAAAACAACGATAGAAGAACTACTTAGAAAAAATAACGTGAAGTTAGAGGAGATAAAATATATAATTCCTCAAAATCTAAATAAGATGTTGTCAAAATTAGATGCAAAAAATTTAGGAATTAATTATGAAAATTTCTTTGTTAGAAATATTTCAAGATGTGGTCATATAGGAGATGTAGATACTATTATAAATCTAAAAGATTTTTATGATGCTAAATTGATAGGGCTGGGAGAAAAGTATTTACTTATCACATCAGGGGCTATAGGTTCAAATTTAACATATGTAGCTGTTTTGTTTGAAAATAATTAG
- a CDS encoding ABC transporter ATP-binding protein, which translates to MKNSKFILNYLKPFKKKYIFLLFVVIITSLTNMINPFLSGRFVDELAGNKNLSLLLTLPVIMFLVVIIKGALNYFYQMQFEKISQKVSLNLKSDLYKKLLDLDFYYYNTTNTGETMTLMTNDVGTIKECISSMIYTILSNLSLFAFAIISMGIVNLPLTLLMFMICPFILFLTFKMNTKLAKPFFEIRDCYAKLNSVIEENLSGNKTVRAFHRGDYEIKKFDVENKNYKNKNLKIAFIIAKYISLIEMFSNFLSLILLLFGGIFVIKGHMTIGDLTIFSSLIWALNTPINVIPSSLNNIQRFITSYSKISEILNYKCKINNIENPIPFSGMHESIVFDNVSFKFGDTYLLKNISFKAKAGEQIGIIGSTGCGKTTLANLICRFYDPSEGNIFIDGKNIKDFDLKLFHKSIGISMQNPFLFSETIKTNICYGNPSASDNEIESVAKIAQIHDFIDSLPDKYETIIGEKGVGLSGGQKQRISLARTLLTKPSVLILDDTTSAIDVMTESKIQNALKKNENRTTFVISNRISSVQNSDIILVLSQGKIIEQGTHDELINNGGYYYDTYEQQMNNILEKVGV; encoded by the coding sequence ATGAAAAATTCAAAGTTTATATTAAATTATTTAAAACCTTTTAAAAAAAAATATATTTTTCTTTTATTTGTAGTAATTATAACTTCCTTGACTAATATGATTAATCCATTTCTATCTGGAAGATTTGTAGATGAACTAGCAGGCAATAAAAATTTATCTCTATTACTTACATTACCGGTTATTATGTTTTTAGTAGTTATAATAAAAGGTGCTTTAAACTACTTTTATCAAATGCAATTTGAAAAGATTTCTCAGAAAGTTTCATTAAATTTAAAATCAGATTTATATAAAAAACTTCTGGACCTAGATTTTTACTATTACAATACCACTAATACTGGTGAGACTATGACCTTAATGACTAATGACGTAGGTACAATAAAAGAATGTATCTCCTCAATGATTTATACAATATTATCAAATTTATCATTATTTGCTTTTGCTATAATTTCAATGGGGATAGTAAATTTACCATTAACACTGTTAATGTTTATGATTTGTCCATTTATACTATTTTTAACCTTCAAAATGAATACAAAACTTGCTAAACCGTTTTTTGAAATACGTGATTGTTATGCAAAACTAAATTCCGTTATTGAAGAAAATCTTAGTGGAAATAAAACTGTTCGTGCATTTCATCGTGGAGATTATGAAATAAAGAAATTTGATGTTGAAAATAAAAACTATAAAAATAAAAACTTAAAAATAGCATTTATAATAGCAAAATATATTTCCCTTATAGAAATGTTTTCTAATTTTCTTAGTTTAATATTACTTCTTTTCGGTGGAATATTTGTAATTAAAGGTCATATGACAATAGGAGATCTCACAATTTTTAGTAGCTTGATATGGGCCCTTAATACTCCTATAAATGTTATTCCTTCATCATTAAACAACATTCAAAGATTTATAACATCATACTCAAAGATAAGTGAAATTCTTAATTATAAATGTAAAATTAACAATATTGAAAATCCAATACCATTTTCCGGTATGCATGAATCTATAGTTTTTGATAATGTTTCTTTTAAATTTGGTGATACATATTTACTTAAAAACATATCTTTTAAAGCAAAAGCAGGAGAACAAATAGGGATAATAGGATCTACAGGATGTGGTAAAACTACATTAGCTAATTTGATATGCAGATTTTATGATCCTTCAGAAGGAAATATTTTTATAGATGGTAAAAATATAAAAGATTTTGATTTAAAATTGTTTCATAAATCCATAGGAATTTCAATGCAAAACCCTTTCCTATTCTCAGAAACAATAAAAACTAATATATGTTATGGGAATCCATCAGCTTCTGATAATGAAATTGAATCAGTAGCTAAAATAGCTCAAATTCATGATTTTATTGATAGCTTACCAGATAAATATGAAACAATAATAGGAGAAAAAGGGGTAGGTCTTTCTGGAGGTCAAAAACAACGTATTTCCTTAGCTAGAACTCTTTTGACCAAGCCTTCTGTTCTAATATTAGATGATACTACTTCCGCAATAGATGTTATGACAGAAAGTAAAATACAGAATGCTCTTAAGAAGAATGAGAATAGAACAACCTTTGTAATTTCTAATAGAATTTCTTCTGTACAAAACTCTGACATTATTTTAGTTTTATCACAAGGAAAAATAATCGAACAAGGTACCCATGATGAGCTAATAAATAATGGTGGATATTATTATGATACTTATGAACAACAAATGAATAATATTTTAGAAAAGGTGGGTGTGTAA